One genomic region from Terriglobales bacterium encodes:
- a CDS encoding AbrB/MazE/SpoVT family DNA-binding domain-containing protein, producing the protein MQVSKWGNSLAIRLPADVVEALELKEGDQIEIYVAGDRKFEVSRDKSRQRALERLRKLSRALPPGFTFDRESANER; encoded by the coding sequence ATGCAGGTTTCAAAGTGGGGGAACAGTCTCGCAATCCGCTTGCCCGCAGATGTGGTTGAAGCGCTGGAGCTTAAGGAAGGCGATCAGATTGAAATCTATGTCGCCGGTGATCGCAAATTTGAAGTGAGCCGCGACAAATCCAGGCAACGGGCGTTAGAGCGACTTCGGAAGTTGAGCCGCGCACTACCACCGGGATTTACATTCGACCGAGAATCCGCGAATGAGCGCTGA